One genomic segment of Bradyrhizobium prioriisuperbiae includes these proteins:
- a CDS encoding glycoside hydrolase family 3 N-terminal domain-containing protein → MLVIPMACVVVLLLWLSRGWVGRTVVKRRVARWLLVALWCVPPLGMLRSEAVFQGDKRAVLGAEQADVARLGQHFIVGYSRVEAVAPLVARGLIGGIYVTHHNIRGKTADDLRGEIAGLQALRRTAGLPPLVVVADQEGGIVSHLSPQLTALPALATLTELPKEERAEKAREYGATHGRELAQLGVTINLAPVVDLRPPLQYNVLDFNSLIGRRAISGNPTEVTEIAANYIRGLNAAHVGATIKHFPGLGRARDDTHHFTARIDTRVEELEATDWVPFRDLLAGGNAHLMVGHAAVTAVDPNTPASHSKRLVDGLIRSTWGYQGPIMTDDMVMGAVYQHGICKSTVSSLNAGVDWLLVAYDGAQYFRIFNCVLEASKRGVLDEAMLSKSNARLKVLSSNAPAVAEARSPDERSDIRD, encoded by the coding sequence ATGCTCGTGATCCCCATGGCTTGCGTCGTGGTGCTGCTGCTCTGGCTGAGCCGGGGTTGGGTCGGGCGCACGGTCGTCAAGCGCCGGGTGGCGCGGTGGCTGCTCGTCGCGCTCTGGTGTGTACCGCCGCTGGGAATGCTGCGGTCCGAGGCGGTGTTCCAGGGCGACAAACGCGCCGTGCTCGGCGCCGAACAGGCCGATGTCGCGCGTCTCGGCCAGCACTTCATTGTCGGTTATTCACGGGTGGAGGCGGTGGCCCCGCTAGTGGCCCGGGGATTGATCGGCGGAATTTATGTGACCCATCACAACATTCGCGGGAAAACCGCCGATGATCTCCGCGGCGAGATCGCGGGCCTTCAGGCCCTGCGCCGCACCGCCGGCCTGCCGCCGCTGGTCGTGGTCGCCGACCAGGAGGGCGGCATCGTCTCGCATCTGTCGCCGCAACTCACCGCGCTCCCGGCGCTCGCCACACTCACGGAGTTGCCGAAGGAAGAACGCGCAGAAAAAGCGCGGGAGTATGGCGCCACCCACGGGCGCGAATTGGCGCAGCTCGGCGTCACCATCAACCTTGCGCCGGTGGTGGACCTGCGCCCGCCGCTTCAGTACAACGTCCTCGACTTCAACAGCCTGATCGGCCGCCGCGCCATCTCGGGCAATCCCACTGAAGTGACCGAGATCGCCGCGAATTACATCCGCGGTCTGAACGCGGCCCATGTCGGCGCCACCATCAAGCACTTTCCGGGCCTCGGTCGCGCCCGTGACGACACCCATCACTTCACCGCCCGCATCGACACTAGGGTCGAGGAACTGGAAGCCACCGACTGGGTGCCGTTCCGCGACCTGCTGGCCGGCGGCAACGCGCATCTGATGGTCGGCCACGCCGCTGTCACCGCCGTCGATCCCAATACACCGGCGTCGCACTCCAAGCGCCTGGTCGATGGTTTGATCCGCAGCACCTGGGGCTATCAGGGCCCCATCATGACCGACGACATGGTGATGGGCGCCGTCTACCAGCACGGCATCTGCAAGTCGACGGTGTCCTCGCTCAATGCCGGCGTCGACTGGCTGCTGGTGGCATATGATGGCGCGCAGTATTTCCGCATTTTCAATTGTGTGCTGGAAGCGTCGAAGCGCGGCGTGCTTGATGAAGCGATGCTGTCGAAGAGCAATGCGCGGCTGAAGGTGTTGTCATCCAATGCGCCGGCAGTGGCCGAGGCCCGTAGCCCGGATGAGCGAAGCGACATCCGGGATTGA
- a CDS encoding DUF4173 domain-containing protein yields the protein MKILSLEPFVFPLDLGRPTKLAVALGVVTLADWLFYDRAIGLSLALFLLALVGAALMANRMLVDWHRAGIIAALLTAALLPLVEDLNAISAIFGILGVALVVSALTNPFAGTLAGWLTSLRPLLLTGPFRLIPDLLRMRPRSLQMRLLTVWVVPILLSCLFLGLFVAANPLIEYWISIINLSSTTSYISGPRLLFWFAVASIVWPLIATRWRRTRSRERRPDVSTIAPGAGFGRDLFGPAAILRSLVLFNLLFAVQTLSDLTYLWGGAALPDGMTYATYAHNGAYPLIVTALLAAAFILAATSNEEAQRSPLIRALVFVWTGQNVLLVISSMLRLDLYVEIYALTYWRVAAFIWMGLVAIGLVLIVARMAFDQSNRWLILANLSALALVMYICAFVNFPAVIANYNVAHSQEVSGKGVVLDFDYLMALGPQALPALDTFNQRGVPGPGVFGADQRAKLAAQLGVELRSWRAWSFRKWRLQRYLDHRARHMTAS from the coding sequence ATGAAGATCCTTTCTCTCGAGCCCTTCGTTTTTCCCCTCGACCTCGGCAGGCCCACCAAACTGGCGGTCGCACTCGGTGTCGTGACTCTGGCCGACTGGCTGTTCTATGACCGCGCCATCGGCCTCTCACTGGCGCTGTTCCTGCTGGCGCTGGTGGGGGCCGCTTTGATGGCAAATCGAATGTTGGTTGACTGGCACCGCGCCGGCATCATCGCTGCACTGCTCACTGCCGCGCTTCTGCCGCTGGTCGAGGATCTCAACGCCATCTCGGCGATCTTCGGCATCCTCGGCGTCGCGCTCGTGGTATCGGCGCTCACCAATCCGTTTGCCGGGACCCTGGCGGGTTGGCTCACCAGCCTTCGGCCGCTGCTGCTGACCGGACCGTTTCGCCTGATCCCGGACCTGCTGCGGATGCGACCGCGATCGTTGCAAATGCGGCTGCTGACGGTGTGGGTCGTCCCCATCCTGCTGAGCTGCCTGTTCCTGGGGCTGTTCGTGGCGGCGAATCCGCTGATCGAGTACTGGATCTCGATCATCAATTTGAGTTCGACGACGTCGTACATCAGCGGCCCGCGACTGCTGTTCTGGTTCGCCGTTGCATCGATCGTCTGGCCGCTCATCGCCACCCGCTGGCGTCGGACCAGATCGCGAGAGCGGCGGCCGGATGTCTCCACCATCGCACCGGGGGCGGGATTTGGCCGCGATCTGTTCGGACCTGCCGCGATCCTGCGCTCTCTTGTGTTGTTCAACCTGCTGTTCGCGGTGCAGACGCTGTCCGACCTGACCTATCTCTGGGGCGGCGCCGCCCTGCCCGACGGCATGACATATGCGACCTATGCCCATAACGGCGCCTATCCCTTGATCGTCACCGCGCTGCTGGCCGCAGCTTTCATCCTGGCGGCGACCAGCAATGAGGAGGCGCAACGCTCGCCGCTGATCCGCGCGCTGGTGTTTGTCTGGACCGGCCAGAACGTCCTGCTGGTGATCTCGTCGATGCTGCGGCTCGATCTCTATGTCGAGATCTATGCCCTCACCTATTGGCGGGTGGCGGCCTTCATCTGGATGGGGCTGGTGGCCATCGGTCTTGTCCTGATCGTGGCGCGAATGGCCTTCGACCAGTCGAACCGCTGGCTGATTCTCGCCAATCTGTCGGCGCTCGCTTTGGTCATGTACATCTGCGCGTTCGTCAACTTTCCGGCTGTGATCGCGAATTACAATGTCGCGCACAGCCAGGAAGTATCCGGCAAGGGCGTCGTGCTCGATTTCGATTACCTGATGGCGCTGGGGCCGCAGGCGCTGCCGGCGCTGGACACCTTCAACCAGCGCGGCGTGCCGGGCCCCGGCGTGTTCGGAGCGGATCAGCGGGCCAAACTTGCCGCCCAGCTTGGTGTGGAGCTAAGGTCCTGGCGCGCCTGGAGCTTCCGCAAGTGGCGGCTGCAGCGTTATTTGGATCACCGAGCGAGGCACATGACCGCCTCGTGA